From Platichthys flesus chromosome 19, fPlaFle2.1, whole genome shotgun sequence:
ccgtctgtcacATGTGAGGTAAAGCAGGAGGATTACTGCAGTGATGTAACAGCTCAGCCACCAGATTACTCAGCAGCTCCAGATGAGACCTGAACCTGCAGCTCAGGCCGGTTTGAGGGTGTGAACACTGACGACGTGTTTCAACAGGTTCACATGAGCTGTTTACTTCCAAAGCTCCGCTCAGAGCCtggagcaggaagtggaaagTCCTTCAGGTCAACTGCACAGACTGCACTTCATGATGAAGAGCAGTCGATATGACAAAACGCtccagaagctgctgcagccacacaggtgaaaacacCTGACTACAAGTCATCCtctcactctgacctctgacctctgagttGATAATCAGCACCCTGAACATCTGCTTCATTCAAAAACTCAATTCAACTCATCAATTACCTGAATACAGATATTCAGTTTTTATCAGTTTGATGAATCCCATCAATGTGTTTGATGTGGTTTTAAATGAACGTGATGTCTGGAAGCAGCGGCCTtcgggtttgacctcagaggtCGAGTCGTTTCCCAGCATTCATCAGATCAGCAGCGTGTTTACGGGCAGAGGAGGTGCAGCAGTAATCAGAGTTCTACAGCAGGAAGAGTCTGCTGGTGTTTCCTTTGGCTGCAGCCTCATGGAGCTGCAGCCagacaacatggaggagttCAGATCAAACTGAAACAATAACGACAGAAGGACGAATTCCTCTCGAGCACGTGAACGGAGGAAGAACCAGAACAAACAGGAATTTGACCAGTTTCACTTCAACATTAAAGCAATAAGAGATTCAGTGTAGAGCCGGTTTCATTTCACACATCCGCTCAGTTGTTGTGAGGAGTTAtattcaatgtgtttgttttatatagTTAAAGATCGAGAGGCGGATGATGAACATGTGGTCGATGAATCCCGTCAGTGAAGAAAACGAGACGAGTCTGAGACTTTCATCGACCTgtagatggagggatggaggaatagaAAAACAGATGGGTGaacagatggatggaaggatgatggataaatgtcctcacaatggtGGAGTTACAAACTACCTTTTTAAACAGACTGATCTGTTGGAGCTGTAGCGCCCCCCCTCTTTGTTTCCAGTTCAGTTCATCTGAAACCATCCATGTTTCATCATATAAAACCAGCAGCTACTGGGGGAGGACCACCACGCACAGGAAGCCGACAGGAAAGCACCTGAGCCCCAGGTCGGTCCTCTCCCGTCGGGTGGTTCAAGTCGGGGGAAACGACCTCGGCAGCGTCTGACTGAACGTGTGAGTCGCTTCAATCCCACAATCCTTTaacaggatgaagaggagtcaGACTGAGCCGCTGATCCACAGCACGAGTGAAAGTGGAGCCACATGCAGCTCCAACGCACACACGTGTTTACCATGTGCACTAACAACCAGGAAGTAAAACGCACAACATGGACGCCACAGAGGCTCACCAGTTAGCAAGCGAGCAGGAAAGTAACACAAtgcagtaaacacaaacacagagggacaggaTGAGACACTGAACTCAGACGTGTTGTAAAATTCCAAAGATGGAAGATGGATGGCGGAAtctgttgaccaatcacagcagagtggaccagctgaccaatcagagctgagCTTCATCAAGAGGGGGGTCTTAACCAGACAAGaacaagtgtttgagacagaggctgaaaagaggagctgcagcgatcgTCTGATGAAACGATGTTTTCATTAGAGCAGGAAAACGTTTGACATCATAACTCGACCTGAAGATTTCTCCTTCAGATGCAGGTGGGTAATCCCTgctcaggggtcagaggtcgtgaACGTCTGCCTCCACagcaaataaaaactgaaaactaagTTATCAAGTGAAAATAATAAGTCAAGAAAGAGAAGGGTTCAGAGATGACAACAAGTGAACCAATGAACGAGCTCGGTTCTCAGGGGGTCCTGGTCTGCACAGTGGTCAGATCCCAGAACCATCGCCCGGCGCCGTGTGGACGAGGGCGTTCGACAGTGAGAGAGGAAAGTGTTTGGTTCTCTGTGTGGAGCCTGAACTCTGCAGCCAAAAATATCTTGTCCATAAAAGGCCGGAACACGCAGCGCTCCGACATGAGGAGGTGTCTGTTTACAAAGTCTGAGCAGAACTTACATCAGCTCCGTGAGTCtcactgatctgaggtcagtgtTTCATGGAACTTCCTTTGTCTCCGGTCATGATTAAAGCTGATCTGGGCTGATGAAGGTGTTAGTTTGAGTTTTAAGTCGACTTTTACTCCACGACATAAATCAGCATCTGAACTTTATaatcacattgttttctatATTGTTAAAAGTAATCAATAACGAGAGGTCAGCTGATCTTCTGATCCAATCAGAATGTGTATATAACATTAACACTCCATGACCCAGACGAGGAACTGACCCGGGATCTGTACAGTAAAAGCAGGTCACGTTGCCATGACGactgcctcctccatcaccGCACCAGGAGCATCAGCATCGAGGATcatcatctccccccccccccacacacacacccccaacTCCTTTAGGCCGACGGCTTAAGGTCTTTGTTCaggcagccccccctccccaccacccGCACCAGCACCACACCCAGTGTAAGTCATTCCCTGATTCATCAGatctaagggggggggggggggggggggggtcgataCTGGACCattaacatgaaaacacatgacATCATCACTCTGCACCAGACGCTCTCATCATGTGACCagacacaagaaaataaaatacagtacaTTACAATAGCTCCTCCCAGACTTATCTCTGAACATGTTTATACTTATATAccttcatttatttaacagttcacatttatatactttaaaaaacataaatttatCTAAGAGGTTATTTTTCAAGTATCAAAATGAAAGAGTTAATATGTTACGGTTATTTTAGTAAAGATTGTTTATGTGTCAGGAGAGTTTTGAGTTTACTGGTGATCTAAACACTGTGACTCCAGAGTCAAAACTGAAGATACACAAACGATATGATCTACgaacattattaatattaactCTTATTATGACCACGGACAGACAGCAGGACGGGTTTGGGTCAGGAGGCGGGGCTAGAGAGGGTTTACCTGGGAAGGCGTGCGGGTTGGACGACCCTCTCTTCAGGCACTTGGAGCAGAGGATGTGGACGGAGTAGTGGAGGCCGGGccactcctgcagcagcacgttcagctcctccaccagcgGCGTGATGGCCTGCCACGCCGTCCAGATGTTGGGCAGCGAGGCGTGGCTGGCGATGGACAGAGTCTCCGCCAGCAGCTTCCCTCTGGACGGCCGGTGGCTGATCACCACGGGGACTTTTCCTCGATAGGCAAAGATCCGGTGTCTGCCGTCTGACCTCTGGACCACGTGGCTGTTGATCTGCACGCTGAAGCGGGCGAACAGTCCGGGAGGGAACAGGAAGGGGAAGCTGTACTGGATGTGCAGCTGCTCTACAGAGAAGAAGTGGCAGTGAGGCAGAGAGCCGCCGCTGGCCTCGGCCTCGGCCCAGGGCTCCTCGCTGCTGACGTAGCTGGGGAACTTGTACCAGGCCGTGGCTCCGTTCAGAGGCTTGCTGCGAGGTTTGTTGATGCAGTAGCAGATCCCCatcttctccagcagctccatgatGAGGTGCAGGTCCTGCTGCGTCTGGATGAGCGGCCTGAGGAGCAGGCGGATGACGTTGGAGGGCAGAAGGCCGTGTTGGAGGAAACCTTCCACATGGTGCTGCAGATGTGTCACCCTGAGGTTCTCGCCCTTCTCGTCCTCTATCACCAGACTCACCCTGCCCTtgtcccccctctccccctcggACAGGAGCCGGTCCAGCAGCGTGGACTCGTCCCTGTGGAAGAAGACGTTAAGAATTGCAATGAACCGTGGAAGATTGTTGAACACATACTCCTTCAGCGTGAGGCTGTCCTCAAAGTACAGCAGCTTCCCGCTCTCGTGCAGGTAGGATAAGGCGCTCTGCAGCCGGTCCTCGGTGAGCCCGGCCTGGAGGCCCAGCCGAGCCGAGTCCCACCACGACAGCCACAAGTCTTTGGGCTTAAAGTGCAGCTCCTCCAGAATCTGCCAGGACTTTGGCAGCACGCGGTGCAGGTTGGGGAAGATGTCCCTGTGGTCGGCCACAGACATgagcttctctctcagcctctggatgttcctctgtgtctctgtgcagctcACACTCAGGACAGGAGACAGAATCTGCAGCCGGTGGTTCAGCATGAACTGCAGCTGGGCTTTCCTCCGCCTCAGGTTCCTGTCTGAGACGCCGTAGAAGAGGACGTGGGGGCTGGAGATGCGAACGTTGAAGCCCTGCTCCAGCGCCTGGTCCACCTGCAGAGCCAGGCTCCTCAGACTCTGGAcgtccctcctctcctgcagacCGATCTGTCTGTGGATGTCCagactcttctcctccagctccacctctgcACACACGTCTGCATGTGtccccaccacacacaccacagcgtGGGGCACTTTGGCgccgaggaggtggaggaaataCCCGACATGGGCATAGAAGTTCTTGGGTGAGTATGTTTTGAGATTCACGACGAGGACGTAGAGAGCCCCGGGGGACAGGAAGAAGGGTTTGATGAGGTCATAGTTTTGCTTCCCTGACAAATCATACACCAGAAAAGTGAGACAGCGGTCGGCGTCTGCCACCCAGTTAGTGACTTCAATCCCTTTGTTTCCCAGGATGCCTGTGATGTCCCGCGGTCCCACCACGCTCTGCCTCAGCCACGTCTTCCCAGCGTCTTTCATCCCCATCAGGACCAGTTTCAATCTGGGCTTCACGGCGAGCTGGGAGTGAGCGAGCTCCTTCTGATAGGCTGCGATGTAAGGGATGCCTTTCATACACACCTCGTACGGAGGCTGGATCAGAGGGTTGTCCTTCACCTTCCAGATGTTCACTTTGGACAGCTTCCCAAAATGATCTGGAAGAATGGCGATTTGGTTCCCCTGCAACACgagctcctccagcttctccagctccaccacAGAATCAGGCAGATAcgtgatgttgttgttgtccagCCAGAGGTTCACCAGCTTCACCAGCTCACCGATCTCCTCGGGAACATGAGTGAGTTTGTTCCTGCTCAGGTAAAGTTCCTCTAATCCTCTGATGCTTAAAACAACCTCCGGGAAGTTCTCAAACTCGTTGGAGGACAGGTTGATCATCTTGAGTCTCTGCAGTTTCCCAAAAGACGGCGGCAGCAGCGTCAGGTTGTTCCCGTCCAGCATCAGActctccaggttgtgcaggtgGCAGAAGGTGTCAGGTAGCATGGACGTGCGCAGGCTGCTGAGCCACAGGATCTTAACGGAGCGCAGCTTCAACAAGTCAGCTGGTAACTCCTGGAACTTGTTCCCGGAGCAGTCGAGCTCCTCCAGCTCGCTGAGGGCCAGGATCTCCGAGGGGAACTGGTTCAGCTTGTTGTGATCCACGTCCAGAGTCCGCAGCCTGCCGAGGCCGGAGAAGGTCCTGGGGAGGTCGTGCAGGTCGTTGAAGCTAATGTCCAGTTCCTCCAGAAGCTGAAGCTCAGAGATCTGATCCGGCAGGTGCAGGATTTTGTTGTGACTGACGCAGAGCTTCTTCAGGCCCCTCAGCTCCCCCACACCCTCGCTCAGGCTCCTCAGACAGTTGTGGCTCATGTccagctccaccagctgcaCCAGCTCGAACACCACCCGGGGCACCGCGCTGAACTTGTTCCTGCGGAGCACCAGGATGCGCAGGTTGTTCAGGGAGGAGCCCAGCCCCAGAGGCAGCTCCTGCAGCGAGTTGTTGCCCAGGTTCAGCGCCTCCACCTCGGCCACGTCCTCGGGCAGAGTGATCTGGTTGTTCTTGGAGCAGAGGGTGAGCTGGCGCATGTTGCTCCGCAGCTTCCTGGAGCGGAGGGCGGCATCCCTCCACAGCCGGGCCGTCTTCAGGTTGTTCTCCTCCATGACGGAGCAGCCggaccccccctcctccacctccgggTTCTCATGGAGACTCTTCATGGATCCGGAGCGCGCAGCATGGTGCACGAGTTCCTGCTGGAATCAGCGCGCTGCTCGGGCTCGGGACGCGGGGGGAGGTCGCTGTGTGTCGGGGAAGGatcgagtgtgtgtgcgtgtgtgtccgcGGAGGCATCGTCTCCTCCTGCGCCACGAAACAAACCGCAGCGGCTACAGATCCGGGTTCGAGCCCGGAGCCGAGGTCCGGAGCTGCGGGAGAACTGTGCGCGTGTCCGGCGTCTTCATCGCCCCGAGTCCCTGGTCCTCTGCTCCCGGATATCAGCGCCTTTCTCTGGGacttctgtctcttcctgtgtcGGTCTGCGGAGAAGTTGCGTCACAAcaacactcctcctcctcctcctcctccctccatcactctccttcctgctgtgggaggagagagtgaacgGGATTCATCACGCTGTTTGCGTAGTAAAGTTACGCTGGTCacgtaaataataataataatagagatAAAACAAGATTGAACATTGAATCCAGGTCAATTCAGGAATGTGCTGAAATATTATGAACAAGTGAGATTTCAGTTGAGACTCAAAGACAAAACTATAGAAACGAATCATCGATTTACTTTGTAGATGAATGTGAAAAAGGAATTatcaaaataattcaaatattcaaattagaaaaacacaatgaaccAGTGCAGATAAGACTCACAAACTCTTATGTGCGTTAATACTGGATTTATACTACTGGATAGTTCATAAATTctagtgttgtttttaaatataatatgaatatattatgttatattaattATTACACACATTATATTAATATCATCTATATAGTTATTTGCTGCTTCCTCTCAAGTGCCTCATGTTTTAGAACGACAACCAATCTTCTTGAATgttgaatcatttaaaaacacgTGAATGATTGAATGTATAAATTCTTTACTAGtttgaaaagataaataatacTTGAATTTCCCAGATGacggataaaaaaaaagctgtgaacgtttttttctctgttttgtgaAAGTTCAATGTTTCAGGTCATTAAACTCATTTTAAAGttagacaaagacaaacacacacgaacacaacatgcagatttcatttattaaaggAATAAAACGTGTGTAAGTATTCTGATCAGATCGTAAACACGCTGAAGGTTGTGAGTCAGAGAAGAACTGATCTGGATCCTGAGATGCACGAGGAGCATCGAggacacacacaaccccac
This genomic window contains:
- the mfhas1 gene encoding malignant fibrous histiocytoma-amplified sequence 1 homolog — encoded protein: MKSLHENPEVEEGGSGCSVMEENNLKTARLWRDAALRSRKLRSNMRQLTLCSKNNQITLPEDVAEVEALNLGNNSLQELPLGLGSSLNNLRILVLRRNKFSAVPRVVFELVQLVELDMSHNCLRSLSEGVGELRGLKKLCVSHNKILHLPDQISELQLLEELDISFNDLHDLPRTFSGLGRLRTLDVDHNKLNQFPSEILALSELEELDCSGNKFQELPADLLKLRSVKILWLSSLRTSMLPDTFCHLHNLESLMLDGNNLTLLPPSFGKLQRLKMINLSSNEFENFPEVVLSIRGLEELYLSRNKLTHVPEEIGELVKLVNLWLDNNNITYLPDSVVELEKLEELVLQGNQIAILPDHFGKLSKVNIWKVKDNPLIQPPYEVCMKGIPYIAAYQKELAHSQLAVKPRLKLVLMGMKDAGKTWLRQSVVGPRDITGILGNKGIEVTNWVADADRCLTFLVYDLSGKQNYDLIKPFFLSPGALYVLVVNLKTYSPKNFYAHVGYFLHLLGAKVPHAVVCVVGTHADVCAEVELEEKSLDIHRQIGLQERRDVQSLRSLALQVDQALEQGFNVRISSPHVLFYGVSDRNLRRRKAQLQFMLNHRLQILSPVLSVSCTETQRNIQRLREKLMSVADHRDIFPNLHRVLPKSWQILEELHFKPKDLWLSWWDSARLGLQAGLTEDRLQSALSYLHESGKLLYFEDSLTLKEYVFNNLPRFIAILNVFFHRDESTLLDRLLSEGERGDKGRVSLVIEDEKGENLRVTHLQHHVEGFLQHGLLPSNVIRLLLRPLIQTQQDLHLIMELLEKMGICYCINKPRSKPLNGATAWYKFPSYVSSEEPWAEAEASGGSLPHCHFFSVEQLHIQYSFPFLFPPGLFARFSVQINSHVVQRSDGRHRIFAYRGKVPVVISHRPSRGKLLAETLSIASHASLPNIWTAWQAITPLVEELNVLLQEWPGLHYSVHILCSKCLKRGSSNPHAFPGELLTQPRPEGLMEIICPKNGSERVHVALVYPPTPTVVSPCLK